Proteins from one Arsenophonus apicola genomic window:
- the pnp gene encoding polyribonucleotide nucleotidyltransferase: protein MLNPIVRKFQYGQHTVTIETGMMARQATAAVMVNMDDTAVFVTVVGQKKVKEGQDFFPLTVNYQERSYAAGRIPGSFFRREGRPGEGETLIARLIDRPLRPLFPEGFVNEIQIIATVVSINPQVNPDIVAMIGASAALSISGIPFNGPIGAARVGYIDDQYVLNPTVDELKSSRLDLVVAGTSSAVLMVESEADLLTEEQMLGAVVFGHEQQQIVIENINALAAETGKEKWDWQPEAINEELHRRIAELAEQRLGDAYRITEKLERYTNVDAIKEDVANTLLAENESIDVAEINDILSGLEKKVVRTRVLKGEPRIDGREKDMVRALDVRTGVLPRTHGSALFTRGETQALVTATLGTERDAQVIDELMGEYTDRFLFHYNFPPYSVGETGMVGSPKRREIGHGRLAKRGVLAVMPNQSEFPYTVRVVSEITESNGSSSMASVCGASLALMDAGVPIKAAVAGIAMGLVKENDDYVVLSDILGDEDHLGDMDFKVAGSREGISALQMDIKIEGITREIMQVALNQAKGARLHILTVMEEAINRPREEISEFAPRIHTIHINPDKIKDVIGKGGSVIRALTEETGTTIEIDDDGTVKIAATDSSKAEAAIRRIEDITAEVEVGRVYQGKVTRIVDFGAFVAIGGGKEGLVHISQIAEKRVEKVTDYLQLGQEVPVKVLEIDRQGRIRLSIKEAVSTEKPTETETQISAE, encoded by the coding sequence TTGCTTAATCCTATTGTTCGTAAATTTCAATATGGCCAGCATACCGTCACAATTGAAACGGGTATGATGGCGCGTCAAGCGACTGCTGCGGTTATGGTTAATATGGATGATACAGCCGTATTTGTCACTGTTGTTGGACAGAAAAAAGTGAAAGAAGGGCAGGATTTCTTTCCACTGACCGTTAACTATCAGGAACGATCTTATGCTGCCGGTCGAATTCCCGGTAGTTTTTTTCGTCGCGAAGGTCGTCCTGGTGAAGGTGAAACACTGATTGCCCGACTGATTGATCGTCCACTTCGTCCCTTGTTTCCAGAGGGATTTGTCAATGAGATACAAATTATTGCTACGGTTGTCTCCATTAATCCACAAGTGAATCCAGATATTGTTGCTATGATTGGCGCATCTGCTGCTTTATCTATTTCAGGTATTCCATTTAATGGTCCAATTGGTGCAGCGCGCGTTGGTTATATTGATGACCAATATGTTTTAAATCCCACCGTTGATGAATTGAAAAGCAGTCGCTTAGATTTAGTGGTAGCCGGCACGTCGAGTGCGGTACTAATGGTAGAGTCTGAAGCTGATTTATTGACGGAAGAGCAGATGCTAGGTGCGGTGGTTTTTGGTCACGAACAGCAACAAATCGTGATTGAGAATATCAATGCCTTGGCGGCCGAAACGGGTAAAGAAAAATGGGATTGGCAGCCAGAAGCGATTAATGAAGAATTACATCGCCGTATTGCTGAATTAGCTGAACAGCGGTTGGGTGATGCTTATCGTATTACTGAAAAACTAGAACGTTACACTAACGTTGATGCGATCAAAGAAGATGTTGCTAATACACTTTTGGCAGAAAATGAATCTATAGATGTTGCTGAAATAAACGACATTCTCTCCGGTTTAGAGAAAAAAGTTGTCCGTACTCGGGTGTTAAAAGGCGAACCGCGGATTGATGGTCGAGAAAAAGACATGGTACGTGCTCTTGATGTACGTACTGGCGTATTACCTCGTACCCATGGTTCAGCGTTATTTACGCGCGGAGAAACTCAGGCATTGGTCACGGCTACGCTCGGTACTGAGCGTGATGCGCAAGTTATTGATGAACTTATGGGTGAATATACCGATCGTTTCTTATTCCATTATAATTTTCCTCCTTATTCAGTGGGAGAAACGGGCATGGTCGGTTCGCCAAAACGTCGTGAAATTGGCCATGGGCGTTTGGCTAAGCGTGGTGTATTGGCGGTTATGCCGAACCAATCAGAGTTTCCCTATACTGTACGTGTGGTGTCTGAAATTACCGAATCTAATGGCTCTTCTTCTATGGCTTCCGTTTGTGGGGCATCACTAGCATTGATGGATGCCGGTGTTCCAATTAAAGCTGCAGTGGCTGGTATTGCCATGGGATTGGTGAAAGAAAACGATGATTATGTTGTGCTTTCCGATATCTTAGGTGATGAAGATCATTTAGGCGATATGGATTTTAAAGTCGCAGGTAGCCGTGAAGGTATTAGTGCTCTGCAAATGGACATCAAAATTGAGGGCATTACGCGTGAGATTATGCAAGTTGCATTAAATCAGGCAAAAGGGGCTCGTTTACACATTTTAACGGTTATGGAAGAAGCGATTAATCGTCCCCGTGAGGAAATTTCTGAGTTTGCTCCACGAATTCATACCATCCACATTAATCCTGATAAGATTAAAGATGTGATAGGAAAAGGTGGTTCTGTCATTAGAGCATTAACTGAAGAGACCGGTACTACGATTGAAATTGATGATGATGGTACGGTAAAAATTGCGGCAACTGATAGTTCTAAAGCAGAAGCGGCTATTCGCCGTATTGAAGATATTACCGCAGAAGTTGAAGTTGGTCGTGTCTATCAGGGCAAAGTCACACGTATTGTTGACTTTGGTGCTTTTGTTGCCATTGGTGGTGGCAAAGAAGGATTGGTGCATATCTCTCAGATAGCAGAAAAACGTGTTGAAAAAGTTACTGATTACTTACAGTTAGGTCAGGAAGTACCGGTTAAAGTACTGGAAATTGATCGGCAGGGTCGTATTCGCCTTAGTATTAAAGAGGCGGTTTCTACTGAAAAGCCGACTGAAACAGAAACACAAATTTCTGCAGAATAA
- the nlpI gene encoding lipoprotein NlpI: protein MNSFLRWLYTAAIVFIVGCSSGNWRKNEVFAIPLQPTLQQEVILARMEQILASRSLSDDEYAQLLYERGVLYDSLGLRALARNDFTMALAIRPDIPEVFNFLGIYFTQAGNFDAAYEAFDSVLELDPTYNFARMNRGIALYYGGRYRLAQGDLLAYYRQDPNDPFRSLWLYLVEKEIEPKMALANLLSRYNQAEKGQWGWNVVEFYLGKISEKTLMVRLKENSTDNTSLAEHLSETNFYLGKHYLSLGDNDSAIALFKLTVASNAHSFVEHRYALLELALLGQAQDDLSESG from the coding sequence ATGAATTCTTTTCTGCGCTGGCTCTATACTGCTGCTATTGTTTTTATTGTCGGTTGTAGCAGCGGAAACTGGCGTAAAAATGAAGTCTTTGCTATCCCGTTGCAACCCACATTGCAACAAGAAGTAATATTGGCTCGTATGGAGCAGATCCTTGCAAGCCGGTCATTATCCGATGATGAATACGCACAGCTTTTATATGAACGCGGTGTATTGTATGATAGTCTCGGATTAAGGGCGTTAGCGCGCAATGATTTTACTATGGCGCTAGCTATACGTCCTGATATTCCGGAAGTTTTTAATTTCCTTGGAATATATTTTACACAGGCAGGCAATTTTGATGCTGCCTATGAAGCGTTTGATTCTGTTTTAGAGCTTGATCCAACTTACAATTTCGCGCGCATGAATCGAGGTATTGCACTCTATTATGGTGGAAGATATCGATTGGCGCAGGGTGATCTGCTGGCGTATTATCGACAAGATCCAAATGATCCTTTCCGCAGCTTATGGCTTTATTTAGTGGAGAAAGAGATAGAACCAAAAATGGCATTAGCCAATTTGTTATCTCGTTATAACCAAGCGGAAAAAGGGCAATGGGGCTGGAATGTAGTTGAATTCTATTTAGGCAAAATCAGTGAAAAAACATTGATGGTTCGTCTAAAAGAGAATTCAACAGATAACACTTCGCTCGCTGAGCATCTTAGTGAAACTAACTTCTATTTAGGTAAACATTACCTAAGTCTGGGGGATAATGATAGCGCTATAGCGTTATTCAAGCTTACGGTAGCTAGCAATGCACATAGCTTTGTTGAGCACCGCTATGCTCTGTTGGAACTGGCTTTGTTAGGTCAGGCACAAGACGACCTTTCAGAATCAGGCTAA
- the yrbN gene encoding protein YrbN, with protein MTEIFFAELCKLAAIMNEALLHD; from the coding sequence ATGACCGAAATTTTTTTCGCAGAGTTATGTAAACTGGCCGCCATAATGAATGAGGCACTTTTACATGACTAA
- a CDS encoding DEAD/DEAH family ATP-dependent RNA helicase, giving the protein MTNETEISFADLGLSTPILSALNDLGYEKPSPIQQQCIPYLLDGCDVLGMAQTGSGKTAAFSLPLLHNIDITLKAPQILVLAPTRELAVQVAEAMGEFSKHMRSVNVVALYGGQRYDSQLRALRQGPQIVVGTPGRLLDHLKRGTLNLSHLRGLVLDEADEMLRMGFIEDVENIMSQIPSEHQTALFSATMPEAIRRITRRFMKSPKEISIQSSVTTRPDITQSYWSVYGMRKNEALVRFLEAEDFDAAIIFVRTKNATLEVAEALERSGYNSSALNGDMNQALREQTLERLKDGRLDILIATDVAARGLDVERISLVVNYDIPMDAESYVHRIGRTGRAGRAGRAILFVDNRERRLLRNIERTMKQPITEVELPSAAVLSERRQAKFAENIQKQLESGDLEKYRALLTKLVANDELDMETLASALLKMAQGDRPLILPPDPVRRAKREFNSRDERRRSNSNGTSERSPRRERRDVGDMELYRIEVGRDDGVEVRHIVGAIANEADISSRYIGNIKLFASHSTIELPKGMPNELLNHLTRTRILNKPMQMQLLGEAQPFERRGNGQRNGGELRERGRRFGNERRSEREQFRGRNEGHNNAGLRRRSNHNI; this is encoded by the coding sequence ATGACTAATGAGACTGAAATCTCTTTTGCTGATTTAGGTTTATCAACACCAATTCTTTCTGCACTAAATGACCTTGGTTATGAAAAACCATCGCCAATCCAGCAGCAATGTATCCCCTATTTATTAGATGGGTGTGACGTATTAGGTATGGCACAAACCGGTAGTGGTAAAACAGCAGCTTTTAGTTTACCGCTCTTACATAATATAGATATCACATTGAAAGCCCCACAAATCTTAGTGTTGGCACCAACGCGGGAGTTAGCCGTACAAGTTGCGGAAGCCATGGGTGAATTTTCCAAACACATGCGTTCAGTCAATGTGGTCGCACTCTATGGTGGGCAGCGTTACGATTCGCAGTTACGCGCACTAAGACAAGGCCCACAAATTGTAGTGGGAACACCAGGTCGCTTATTAGATCACTTGAAAAGAGGGACATTAAATTTATCCCATTTACGTGGTTTGGTTCTTGATGAAGCGGATGAAATGTTACGTATGGGGTTCATTGAAGACGTTGAAAATATCATGAGCCAGATCCCAAGCGAGCATCAAACGGCGCTGTTTTCTGCCACCATGCCGGAAGCGATCCGTCGTATTACCCGTCGCTTTATGAAATCTCCAAAAGAGATCAGCATTCAATCCAGTGTGACGACGCGCCCAGACATTACCCAAAGTTACTGGTCTGTCTATGGTATGCGTAAAAATGAAGCATTGGTTCGTTTTTTGGAAGCAGAAGATTTTGATGCGGCAATTATTTTTGTGCGCACTAAAAATGCCACATTAGAGGTTGCTGAAGCGCTTGAACGTAGTGGCTATAACAGTTCAGCGCTAAATGGCGATATGAATCAAGCGCTACGTGAGCAAACATTAGAGCGTTTAAAAGATGGTCGCCTTGATATATTAATTGCCACTGATGTTGCAGCACGTGGTCTAGATGTTGAACGTATTAGTTTAGTTGTCAATTATGACATACCAATGGATGCTGAGTCTTATGTGCATCGAATTGGTCGTACTGGTCGGGCAGGTCGAGCTGGGCGCGCTATTTTGTTTGTGGATAATCGTGAACGTCGACTATTACGTAATATAGAACGTACCATGAAGCAGCCAATTACCGAAGTTGAGTTACCCAGTGCGGCGGTTTTAAGTGAACGTCGCCAAGCTAAATTTGCTGAAAATATTCAAAAGCAACTAGAAAGTGGTGATTTAGAGAAATATCGAGCGTTACTGACTAAATTAGTTGCTAATGATGAACTGGATATGGAAACTTTAGCTTCTGCGCTATTAAAAATGGCGCAAGGGGATCGGCCGTTAATATTGCCACCTGATCCTGTGCGTCGCGCAAAACGTGAATTTAATTCGCGTGATGAGCGTCGTCGCAGTAATAGTAATGGTACTTCGGAGCGTAGTCCGCGTCGGGAGCGTCGTGATGTTGGTGATATGGAATTGTACCGTATTGAAGTTGGTCGTGATGATGGCGTAGAAGTTCGCCACATTGTCGGTGCAATTGCTAACGAAGCGGATATTAGTAGTCGTTATATTGGTAATATTAAGTTGTTTGCCTCGCACTCAACGATTGAGTTACCAAAAGGAATGCCAAATGAACTACTTAATCATTTGACACGTACACGTATTTTGAATAAGCCAATGCAAATGCAATTGTTAGGTGAAGCACAACCATTTGAACGTCGTGGTAATGGACAACGCAATGGTGGTGAATTACGTGAGCGAGGACGTCGCTTTGGTAACGAACGTCGTAGTGAGCGTGAACAGTTCCGTGGACGTAATGAAGGACATAATAACGCTGGATTACGTCGTCGTAGTAATCACAATATCTAA